In Archangium violaceum, the following are encoded in one genomic region:
- a CDS encoding cyclase family protein, which produces MSSPASRTSASSPAQRFIDLSVPVDPRYWEPEPVTVKYIDHRKGADLLGKGLIHAVRGSWFATVREWLKHHLGKGLDHRNFPDGKGLSLMHYYLTTHTGTHMDAPFHYGDKNAQGEKARTICEVPLEWCFRDGVVLDVRGPAEQGPVTQQEVAAALERIDYRLKPLDVVLLYTGGDAHLGKREYFTHFRGVTRAATAWLIEQGIRVIGIDSFGFDAPFPRMINAYLRTRDPGELWPAHLFGREREYCQLERLANLGGISQPHGFKVACFPVKLARADAAWCRVVAIV; this is translated from the coding sequence ATGTCTTCTCCAGCCTCGCGGACTTCCGCGTCCAGCCCCGCGCAACGGTTCATCGATCTGAGCGTTCCCGTGGATCCACGGTACTGGGAGCCAGAGCCCGTCACGGTCAAATACATCGACCACCGGAAGGGGGCCGACCTGCTCGGCAAGGGCCTCATCCACGCGGTGCGTGGCTCCTGGTTCGCCACGGTCCGCGAGTGGCTCAAACACCACCTCGGCAAGGGGCTCGACCATCGCAACTTCCCGGACGGCAAGGGTCTGTCGTTGATGCACTACTACCTGACGACCCACACGGGAACCCACATGGACGCGCCGTTCCACTACGGCGACAAGAATGCCCAGGGGGAGAAGGCGCGCACCATCTGTGAGGTCCCCCTGGAGTGGTGCTTCCGCGATGGGGTGGTGCTGGATGTCCGCGGGCCGGCGGAGCAGGGACCCGTCACCCAGCAGGAGGTGGCCGCCGCGCTCGAGCGGATCGACTACCGCCTCAAGCCGCTCGACGTGGTGCTGCTGTACACCGGCGGGGATGCCCATCTGGGCAAGCGCGAGTACTTCACCCACTTCCGGGGTGTCACTCGCGCCGCCACGGCCTGGCTCATCGAGCAGGGAATCCGGGTGATTGGCATCGACAGCTTCGGCTTCGACGCGCCCTTCCCCCGGATGATCAACGCCTACCTGCGCACCCGGGACCCGGGAGAGTTGTGGCCCGCCCATCTCTTCGGCCGGGAGCGCGAGTACTGCCAGCTCGAGCGGCTGGCCAATCTGGGAGGGATCAGCCAGCCCCATGGATTCAAGGTGGCGTGCTTCCCAGTGAAGTTGGCGCGTGCCGACGCGGCCTGGTGCCGCGTCGTGGCGATTGTCTGA
- the asnB gene encoding asparagine synthase (glutamine-hydrolyzing) has protein sequence MCGFVALLSKEGPISPDVLAGATRALHHRGPDAQRYWLRGDGRVGLGHARLSIIDLSTGDQPLTNEDESLRVVVNGELYDFQRIRRELEERGHRFRTRSDSEIVLHLYEEYGPQCLHHLRGEFALVLWDERNRLLFVARDRFGIKPLFYARHGDTLYFASEAKALFAAGVPARWDHESVFQFHHLLNPLQDRTLFEGIHQVPPGHYGLATEGQFQLLKYWDFDYPTEETQAAPQETETYVERFRTALDEAIRLRLHADVPVGMYLSGGLDSCAVLGLAQRQCGKPIHAFTLGFDRPEYDESSIAEEMAKKAGARFTPIPVRQEDLADHFADAVWHGESFLINANSVAKFMLSRAVRKAGYKVVLTGEGSDEVLAGYPHFRRDMLLHDKRGQDPAAIERALEELRAANQVSRGTLLPDANNPENASISRVLGFVPSFLASFSNIATHSRGLFSQRFATHFAGRDAYRLFLGGLDVRGQLTGRAPVNQSLYLWSKCGLPNYVLSLLGDRMEMANSIEGRLPFLDHPLVELARTFPISQKIRGTTEKYVLREAARPVLTDAVYRRQKHPFMAPPSTLSQGSRFYELVQDSLRGPAFRALPFYEPQKVLALLDRLPGMDLPTRNALDPILLAALSACVLQQRFGLQSQIS, from the coding sequence ATGTGTGGATTCGTCGCCCTGTTGTCCAAGGAAGGGCCCATTTCCCCAGACGTACTGGCTGGCGCCACGCGTGCCCTTCACCATCGCGGTCCCGACGCGCAGCGGTACTGGCTCCGGGGAGACGGGCGCGTCGGGCTGGGGCATGCCCGGCTCAGCATCATCGATCTCAGCACCGGAGATCAGCCGCTCACCAACGAAGACGAATCCCTGCGAGTGGTCGTCAATGGCGAGCTCTACGACTTCCAGCGCATCCGGCGTGAGCTGGAGGAGCGCGGGCACCGCTTCCGCACCCGCTCCGACAGCGAGATCGTCCTCCACCTGTATGAGGAGTATGGTCCGCAATGCCTCCACCACCTGAGGGGCGAGTTCGCCCTGGTGCTGTGGGACGAGCGCAACCGGTTGCTCTTCGTGGCGAGGGACCGCTTCGGCATCAAGCCCCTCTTCTACGCCCGGCACGGCGACACGCTGTATTTCGCCTCGGAGGCCAAGGCCCTGTTCGCCGCCGGCGTGCCCGCCCGGTGGGATCATGAGTCCGTCTTCCAGTTCCACCACCTGCTCAACCCGCTCCAGGACAGGACCCTCTTCGAGGGCATCCACCAGGTTCCTCCCGGGCACTATGGGCTGGCGACGGAGGGACAGTTCCAGCTCCTGAAGTACTGGGACTTCGACTATCCGACCGAGGAAACACAGGCGGCTCCCCAGGAGACGGAGACGTACGTCGAGCGGTTCCGTACGGCCCTGGACGAGGCCATCCGCCTGCGCCTCCACGCGGACGTCCCCGTGGGCATGTACCTGAGCGGCGGGTTGGACTCGTGTGCCGTGCTGGGCCTGGCGCAGCGGCAATGCGGCAAGCCCATCCACGCCTTCACGCTCGGATTCGACCGTCCCGAGTATGACGAGTCCTCCATCGCCGAAGAGATGGCGAAGAAGGCGGGCGCGCGCTTCACGCCCATTCCCGTGCGCCAGGAGGATCTCGCCGACCACTTCGCGGATGCCGTCTGGCACGGGGAGTCCTTCCTCATCAATGCCAACAGCGTCGCCAAGTTCATGCTCAGCCGCGCCGTGCGGAAGGCGGGCTACAAGGTCGTCCTCACGGGAGAGGGCTCCGATGAGGTGCTCGCCGGCTACCCGCACTTCCGCCGGGACATGCTGCTCCACGACAAGCGGGGTCAGGATCCAGCGGCCATCGAGCGGGCCCTGGAGGAGCTCCGGGCCGCGAACCAGGTCTCGCGTGGCACCCTGCTGCCCGATGCGAACAACCCCGAGAACGCCAGCATCTCGCGGGTGCTCGGGTTCGTCCCCTCGTTCCTCGCGAGCTTCTCCAACATCGCGACCCACAGCCGAGGCCTCTTCTCCCAGCGGTTCGCGACACACTTCGCCGGGCGGGACGCCTACCGCCTGTTCCTCGGCGGATTGGATGTGCGCGGCCAGCTCACCGGGCGAGCGCCCGTCAACCAGTCGCTGTATCTCTGGTCCAAATGCGGGCTTCCCAACTACGTCTTGAGCCTGCTGGGAGACCGGATGGAGATGGCCAACTCCATCGAGGGTCGGCTGCCGTTCCTCGACCACCCCCTGGTGGAGCTCGCGCGGACGTTCCCCATCTCGCAGAAGATCCGCGGCACGACGGAGAAGTACGTGCTGCGCGAGGCGGCACGGCCCGTGCTGACGGACGCCGTCTACCGGCGACAGAAACACCCGTTCATGGCGCCTCCGTCGACCCTGTCGCAGGGGAGCCGGTTCTACGAGCTGGTGCAGGACTCACTGCGGGGACCGGCCTTCCGAGCCCTGCCCTTCTATGAGCCCCAGAAGGTCCTCGCCCTGCTCGACCGGCTGCCTGGCATGGACCTTCCCACCCGTAACGCGCTGGACCCCATCCTCCTGGCCGCCCTCAGCGCGTGTGTCCTCCAGCAGCGGTTCGGCCTCCAATCCCAAATTTCATGA
- a CDS encoding beta-ketoacyl-[acyl-carrier-protein] synthase family protein — protein sequence MSRRVVITGLGMITPGGIGKRNAWASTLSGKQSIRPLTGDPLAERSGWEGGALEAFSPSDFMPMRLARKLDPYTQYSVAASKLALEDGSVDLQKVDRERFGVFVGNCLGGWDFTDRELRKLHTLGYKELSPFQATAWFPAAPQGQISILFELRGHSKTLVCDRASGLVSIGYAARTIAQGSADIILAGGAEAPLTPFAYLACVTEGVIAGGQDATAPRAYRPFDVSRQGLLPGEGATFLLLEEREHALRRGAHVYAEIDGFGLSSDACHPATLPPEEGGLSRAMSGALKDAGLEPRDIHLLLADGLATREGDQQEATAIQKVFGDLRHRLPVTAPKSMTGHLYGAAGALDTAWGALALEHRQLPPTVGLKQQDPSLGLSVVTQATAVNQLDAVLINSRGSGGMNASLVIRRDSGR from the coding sequence ATGAGCCGCCGCGTCGTCATCACTGGCCTTGGAATGATCACCCCTGGCGGTATCGGCAAACGCAACGCCTGGGCGAGTACCCTCTCTGGGAAGCAGTCCATCCGCCCCCTCACCGGCGACCCGCTGGCGGAGCGCTCCGGCTGGGAAGGAGGCGCGCTGGAGGCCTTCAGCCCCTCCGACTTCATGCCCATGCGGTTGGCACGCAAGCTCGACCCGTACACCCAGTATTCGGTGGCCGCGTCGAAGCTCGCGCTGGAGGATGGCTCGGTCGACCTGCAGAAGGTCGACCGCGAGCGCTTCGGTGTCTTCGTGGGCAACTGCCTCGGTGGCTGGGATTTCACCGACCGGGAGCTGCGCAAGCTTCACACCCTGGGCTACAAGGAGCTCAGCCCCTTCCAGGCGACAGCATGGTTCCCCGCCGCTCCGCAGGGGCAGATCTCCATCCTGTTCGAGCTCCGGGGCCACAGCAAGACGCTGGTGTGTGACCGCGCCAGCGGCCTGGTGAGCATCGGCTATGCGGCGCGCACGATCGCCCAGGGCTCCGCGGACATCATCCTCGCGGGTGGAGCGGAAGCCCCCCTCACGCCCTTCGCCTACCTGGCCTGCGTGACGGAAGGAGTGATCGCCGGGGGTCAGGACGCCACCGCGCCCCGGGCCTACCGCCCGTTCGACGTGTCGCGGCAGGGCCTGCTGCCGGGTGAGGGCGCCACCTTCCTGCTGCTCGAGGAGCGGGAGCACGCCCTGCGGCGCGGTGCCCATGTCTACGCGGAGATCGACGGCTTCGGCCTGTCGAGCGACGCGTGCCACCCGGCCACGCTCCCTCCCGAGGAGGGAGGCCTGTCGCGCGCCATGTCCGGCGCCTTGAAGGATGCCGGGCTCGAGCCCAGGGACATCCACCTGTTGCTGGCGGACGGGCTCGCCACCCGGGAAGGAGACCAGCAGGAGGCCACCGCCATCCAGAAGGTGTTCGGAGACCTCCGCCACCGCCTGCCCGTGACTGCACCCAAGTCCATGACCGGCCACCTGTATGGGGCGGCCGGGGCGCTGGACACGGCCTGGGGCGCGTTGGCCCTCGAGCACCGCCAGCTCCCGCCCACGGTCGGCCTGAAGCAGCAGGATCCGAGTCTGGGATTGTCCGTGGTCACCCAGGCCACCGCCGTCAACCAGCTGGATGCCGTCCTGATCAACTCGCGCGGCTCCGGCGGCATGAACGCGTCCCTGGTCATCCGCCGCGACTCGGGCAGGTAG
- a CDS encoding acyl carrier protein, with amino-acid sequence MPQEVESKINSILSNLLERKIEEINARISLKDDLDVDSTEMVEICSALEKAFNVEIDDGVEKKLKTVGDLYSLMSAKP; translated from the coding sequence ATGCCGCAAGAGGTCGAATCGAAGATCAACAGCATCCTGTCCAACCTGCTCGAGCGGAAGATCGAGGAGATCAACGCCAGGATCTCCCTCAAGGACGATCTGGATGTGGACTCGACCGAGATGGTCGAGATCTGCAGCGCCCTGGAGAAGGCTTTCAATGTCGAGATCGACGACGGGGTCGAGAAGAAGCTGAAGACCGTCGGCGACCTCTACTCGCTCATGTCGGCGAAGCCCTGA
- a CDS encoding phytoene desaturase family protein: MKNPSYDVIVIGSGHNGMTAAAYLAKAGLDVCVLEKSGGLGGGCVTRELCGPGFKSDPASTCHITIQANPLLLDDELGLMSKYGLKYHYPDILYSVVFPDDSSFICYRDIDRTCASIAEKFSARDADAYKRFCAWAGDGLEMMLPTMFSACPPTGQLFSMLDQSDAGRETMHALMLSGMQLLDEWFEDDRLKIAMARQASEVIFDPHEVGTGSHLYMLTPFIHRFGIGVPEGGSGVLVDKLAECLRDHGATVRTRSGVRRILVQGGKATGVELETGETLTARRAVVSGVNVKQLFLGMLDPKELPSEMPHRVRRLKINPFQSFCQLMALEEAPRYKAGEEVNRSAMVEFSPATRREFRRYFDDLQRGQLRPDVPAMVTQTLFDPTRAPPGKHTGYLHCYAPYHLEQGAEKWDEIEMGVANEVLSHLERHTTNMSASNLIHRKIINPREIERRNAAFIEGESTHLGNYLFQSMALRPLPGWGQYRTPIDGLYMTGSSTHPGGSISAGSGRASAQILCQDLGIDFERLVA, encoded by the coding sequence ATGAAGAACCCCTCCTACGATGTGATTGTCATTGGCTCCGGCCACAACGGCATGACCGCCGCGGCCTATCTGGCCAAGGCGGGGCTCGACGTCTGTGTCCTCGAGAAGAGTGGCGGGCTCGGTGGCGGCTGCGTGACTCGCGAGCTGTGCGGCCCGGGATTCAAGTCCGACCCCGCGTCGACCTGCCACATCACCATCCAGGCCAACCCGCTCCTCCTCGACGACGAGCTGGGGCTGATGTCGAAGTACGGGCTCAAGTATCACTACCCGGACATCCTCTACTCGGTCGTCTTTCCCGACGACAGCTCCTTCATCTGCTACCGCGACATCGATCGCACCTGCGCATCGATCGCCGAGAAGTTCTCGGCCCGTGACGCGGATGCCTACAAGCGCTTCTGCGCATGGGCGGGGGACGGGCTGGAGATGATGTTGCCCACGATGTTCTCCGCCTGTCCGCCCACCGGACAGCTCTTCTCGATGCTCGACCAGAGCGACGCGGGACGGGAGACGATGCATGCCTTGATGCTGAGCGGCATGCAGCTGCTCGACGAGTGGTTCGAGGATGACCGGCTCAAGATCGCCATGGCCCGCCAGGCCAGCGAGGTCATCTTCGATCCGCACGAGGTGGGCACGGGGAGCCATCTCTACATGCTCACCCCGTTCATCCACCGCTTCGGCATCGGCGTGCCCGAGGGAGGAAGCGGGGTGCTCGTCGACAAGCTGGCGGAATGTCTGCGTGACCACGGAGCCACGGTGCGCACCCGGAGTGGCGTGCGGCGGATCCTCGTACAGGGCGGGAAGGCGACCGGGGTGGAGCTCGAGACGGGCGAGACGCTCACGGCGCGGCGGGCCGTGGTGTCCGGCGTCAACGTCAAGCAGCTCTTCCTCGGGATGCTCGACCCCAAGGAGCTGCCCTCCGAGATGCCCCACCGGGTGCGCCGCCTGAAGATCAATCCCTTCCAGTCCTTCTGCCAGCTCATGGCCCTCGAGGAGGCGCCCCGCTACAAGGCCGGTGAGGAGGTCAATCGCTCCGCCATGGTCGAATTCTCTCCCGCGACACGGAGGGAGTTCCGCCGCTACTTCGATGATCTCCAGCGCGGCCAGCTCCGGCCGGACGTGCCAGCCATGGTCACGCAGACGCTGTTCGATCCCACGCGCGCACCGCCCGGCAAGCACACCGGCTACCTGCACTGCTACGCGCCCTACCACCTCGAGCAGGGAGCGGAGAAGTGGGATGAAATCGAGATGGGAGTGGCCAACGAGGTGCTCTCGCACCTGGAGCGGCACACGACCAACATGAGCGCGTCGAACCTCATCCACCGGAAGATCATCAACCCGCGGGAGATCGAGCGCCGCAACGCCGCCTTCATCGAGGGGGAATCGACACACCTCGGTAACTACCTCTTCCAGTCGATGGCCCTGCGGCCGCTGCCGGGTTGGGGCCAGTACCGCACCCCCATCGACGGGCTCTACATGACGGGCTCGAGCACCCACCCAGGCGGCAGCATCAGCGCGGGCAGTGGCCGCGCCTCGGCACAAATCCTCTGTCAGGACCTGGGCATCGACTTCGAGCGCCTGGTGGCCTGA
- a CDS encoding SDR family NAD(P)-dependent oxidoreductase encodes MQQTARNESNNRKRALVTGAGRGIGKAAALRLAKDGFDVALAARTREQLEEVASEIRAFGVRAVIAQCDVRSPQSIYSMVNDVVSSLGGIEVLVNNAGRPGGGTTSEVEDELWREVIETNLNSVFYATKAVLKASPSLQSIINIASTGGKQGVLHGAPYSASKHGVVGFTKSLGLELASKGITVNAVCPGFVETGMAEKVRGNYARIWGVQVEEAKKRIEQRVPIGRYITPEEVADMVAYLASDHARGITAQAINICGGLGNY; translated from the coding sequence ATGCAGCAGACGGCCAGGAACGAGAGCAACAACCGGAAGCGGGCGCTGGTGACGGGGGCGGGTCGCGGCATTGGCAAGGCGGCGGCCCTGCGGCTGGCGAAGGATGGATTCGACGTGGCGCTCGCGGCGCGTACGCGTGAGCAGCTCGAGGAGGTGGCCTCCGAGATTCGAGCGTTTGGCGTCCGGGCGGTCATCGCCCAGTGCGACGTGCGCTCGCCGCAGTCCATCTACTCGATGGTGAATGACGTGGTCTCCTCGCTGGGAGGCATCGAGGTGCTCGTCAACAACGCGGGCCGCCCCGGCGGTGGCACCACCAGCGAGGTGGAGGATGAGCTGTGGCGGGAGGTCATCGAGACCAACCTGAACAGCGTCTTCTACGCCACCAAGGCGGTGCTCAAGGCCAGCCCCTCTCTCCAGAGCATCATCAACATCGCCTCGACGGGCGGCAAGCAGGGCGTCCTCCATGGCGCCCCCTACAGCGCGTCCAAACATGGCGTGGTGGGCTTCACCAAGTCGCTGGGCCTGGAGCTGGCGAGCAAGGGCATCACGGTCAACGCGGTGTGTCCGGGCTTCGTGGAGACCGGGATGGCCGAGAAGGTCCGCGGCAACTACGCGCGCATCTGGGGCGTACAGGTGGAAGAGGCCAAGAAGCGCATCGAGCAGCGCGTTCCCATCGGCCGCTACATCACCCCCGAGGAGGTGGCGGACATGGTGGCCTACCTCGCTTCCGACCACGCCAGGGGCATCACCGCGCAGGCCATCAACATCTGCGGCGGTCTGGGCAACTACTAG
- a CDS encoding beta-ketoacyl-[acyl-carrier-protein] synthase family protein translates to MGIIAPNGIGLNDFWSNTLEGRSGIFEVDRFPLDGLRSRIAGLVKDFRPRDLGLKEEQIRRLDRYAQFALAAARMATGDSKIDFQKLDHERLGVCVANAICGTRFMEEEFLVLTEGGTAPLNGAWAQRWLYQGATFNVASAELATEYKAFGPCFTLSTGCTAGLDAIGFSLDRIRSNEADVMICGASEAPITPIAMGAFDVVGALSSKRNAAPHQASRPFDADRDGFVLGEGAGILILEERQHALRRNAPIYAEVRGFGSCNNAFHMTDLPPDGHDLARALRAALEDARVRPQEISYVSAHGSSTRQNDVNETTALKEVLGKHAYEIHVSSLKSMVGHPLAAANVLESISALLALHTGKLPPTINYETPDPACDLHYVPNKSIQQKLDVVLKEASGFSGIHSAVVFSNPDFVGGLR, encoded by the coding sequence ATGGGCATCATCGCCCCGAACGGGATCGGCCTGAACGATTTCTGGAGCAACACCCTGGAGGGAAGGTCCGGCATCTTCGAGGTGGACCGGTTCCCGCTCGATGGACTGAGGTCCAGGATCGCCGGACTGGTGAAGGACTTCCGGCCGCGGGATCTCGGGCTGAAGGAGGAGCAGATCCGCCGGCTGGACCGCTATGCCCAGTTCGCCCTGGCGGCGGCGCGCATGGCCACGGGGGACTCGAAGATCGACTTCCAGAAGCTGGACCACGAGCGGCTGGGCGTGTGCGTGGCCAACGCCATCTGCGGCACCCGCTTCATGGAGGAGGAGTTCCTGGTGCTCACCGAGGGGGGCACCGCGCCCCTGAACGGAGCGTGGGCACAGCGCTGGCTCTACCAGGGCGCCACCTTCAACGTGGCCTCGGCGGAGCTCGCCACCGAGTACAAGGCATTCGGGCCCTGCTTCACCCTGAGCACCGGCTGCACCGCGGGGTTGGATGCCATCGGGTTCTCCCTGGACCGCATCCGCTCGAACGAGGCGGACGTGATGATCTGCGGTGCCTCCGAGGCGCCCATCACCCCCATCGCCATGGGAGCTTTCGACGTCGTCGGCGCGCTCTCCAGCAAGCGCAACGCCGCTCCGCACCAGGCGTCGCGTCCCTTCGATGCCGACCGCGACGGCTTCGTGCTCGGCGAGGGTGCCGGCATCCTCATCCTCGAGGAGCGCCAGCACGCCCTGCGGCGCAACGCCCCCATCTACGCCGAGGTGCGAGGGTTCGGCTCCTGCAACAACGCCTTCCACATGACGGACCTGCCGCCGGACGGTCACGACCTGGCGCGGGCCCTGCGCGCGGCCCTCGAGGACGCCCGCGTCCGCCCCCAGGAGATCAGCTACGTCTCCGCGCACGGCAGCTCCACCCGGCAGAACGACGTCAACGAGACGACGGCGCTCAAGGAGGTGCTCGGCAAGCACGCCTATGAAATCCACGTCAGCTCGCTGAAGTCCATGGTGGGCCACCCCCTGGCCGCCGCCAACGTCCTCGAGAGCATCTCGGCCCTGCTCGCCCTGCACACCGGGAAGCTCCCTCCGACGATCAACTACGAGACGCCCGACCCGGCCTGCGACCTGCACTACGTGCCCAACAAGAGCATCCAGCAGAAGCTCGATGTCGTCCTCAAGGAGGCGAGCGGTTTCTCTGGCATCCACAGCGCCGTCGTCTTCTCGAACCCTGATTTCGTTGGAGGTCTGCGATGA
- a CDS encoding aromatase/cyclase, with amino-acid sequence MEHHIEIDADVEAAYKLCLEVERWPQIFPPCKAAKVIEQDERSQLIELTALANGQPMTWRSRRELFRDSRVITFRQVKPSPLLSWMEGVWHFFPLRKGTLVVLEHRFDIKEQLDPNHGIQGVTNPREALEFMTRSVDTNSQRELSAIKEYLERDPSKSATHAWRRQFEEQLVIAARPEAIFELLKRADEWPRLLPHCHSVEMVYDDGHHQEFIMTVSTQAGQERIRTVRHCNPSSCVSYFQSEPPPLIRIHTGEWLLEPVSGGVRVTSRHLVELKPDKVKQFWGELSAGEALDRVEKAINANSRGTMQAIQKRLSA; translated from the coding sequence ATGGAACACCATATCGAGATCGATGCCGACGTCGAGGCCGCCTACAAGCTCTGTCTGGAGGTCGAGCGCTGGCCCCAGATCTTCCCGCCGTGCAAGGCCGCCAAGGTCATCGAGCAAGACGAGCGCTCTCAGCTCATCGAGCTCACCGCGCTGGCCAACGGCCAGCCGATGACCTGGCGCTCGCGGCGGGAGCTCTTCCGCGACTCGCGTGTCATCACCTTCCGGCAGGTCAAGCCCTCTCCCCTGCTGAGCTGGATGGAAGGTGTCTGGCATTTCTTCCCCCTGCGCAAGGGCACCCTGGTGGTGCTGGAGCATCGCTTCGACATCAAGGAGCAGCTCGACCCCAACCACGGCATCCAGGGCGTCACCAACCCGAGGGAGGCGCTGGAGTTCATGACGCGCTCGGTGGACACCAACAGCCAGCGTGAGCTGTCCGCCATCAAGGAATACCTCGAGCGAGATCCTTCCAAGAGCGCCACCCATGCGTGGCGCAGGCAGTTCGAGGAGCAGCTGGTCATCGCCGCCCGGCCCGAGGCCATCTTCGAGCTGCTGAAGCGGGCGGACGAGTGGCCCAGGCTCCTGCCCCACTGCCACTCCGTGGAGATGGTCTACGACGACGGCCACCACCAGGAGTTCATCATGACCGTGTCCACCCAGGCTGGCCAGGAGCGCATCCGCACCGTGCGCCACTGCAATCCCTCCTCCTGCGTCTCCTATTTCCAGTCCGAGCCCCCTCCGTTGATTCGCATCCACACCGGCGAGTGGCTGCTGGAGCCGGTCTCCGGCGGAGTGCGCGTCACCTCCCGGCACCTGGTCGAGCTCAAGCCCGACAAGGTGAAGCAGTTCTGGGGGGAGCTGAGCGCGGGGGAGGCACTCGACCGCGTCGAGAAGGCCATCAACGCCAACAGCCGCGGAACCATGCAGGCCATCCAGAAGCGGCTGTCAGCCTGA
- a CDS encoding SDR family NAD(P)-dependent oxidoreductase, giving the protein MNLELEGKRALVTGSSMGIGEEIARTLAAEGATVAIHGRNAERVQAITQSIRDAGGRAVPLVVDLEPSGAGWRLAAEARERLGGVDILVNNAPGFAMPGWFTPPPEEWQRTYRINVVASIELIHALVPAMKEARFGRIIQISSNVSTRPLADMAAYGASKAAMNHLTASLALELADSGITVNTVSPGLIQTESMQSHMFMMGVHRGWGKTWEEVKAHIVEEYYPTPQARIGVPRDVAHAVAFLASPLANYIHGALLRVDGGSAVAVP; this is encoded by the coding sequence ATGAATCTGGAACTCGAGGGCAAGCGCGCCCTCGTCACTGGCAGCAGCATGGGCATTGGCGAGGAGATCGCCCGGACCCTGGCGGCCGAAGGCGCCACCGTGGCCATCCACGGCCGCAACGCCGAGCGCGTGCAGGCCATCACCCAATCCATCCGCGACGCTGGCGGGCGAGCAGTCCCCCTCGTCGTCGACCTCGAGCCGTCAGGAGCGGGATGGCGCCTCGCGGCGGAGGCCCGGGAACGGCTCGGCGGGGTGGACATTCTCGTCAACAACGCCCCTGGCTTCGCCATGCCCGGCTGGTTCACTCCGCCCCCCGAGGAGTGGCAGCGGACCTACCGCATCAACGTCGTGGCCTCGATCGAGCTCATCCACGCGCTCGTCCCCGCGATGAAGGAGGCACGCTTCGGGAGAATCATCCAGATCTCGAGCAACGTATCGACCCGCCCGCTCGCGGACATGGCCGCCTATGGCGCCTCCAAGGCCGCCATGAACCACCTGACCGCGAGCCTCGCGCTCGAGCTGGCAGACTCGGGCATCACCGTGAACACGGTCAGCCCGGGACTGATCCAGACCGAGTCGATGCAATCCCACATGTTCATGATGGGAGTGCATCGTGGCTGGGGCAAGACCTGGGAAGAGGTCAAGGCACACATCGTCGAGGAGTACTATCCGACGCCACAGGCACGGATCGGCGTGCCGAGGGACGTGGCGCATGCCGTGGCCTTCCTGGCGAGCCCGCTGGCGAACTACATCCACGGCGCGCTGCTGCGCGTGGATGGAGGAAGCGCCGTGGCCGTGCCCTGA
- a CDS encoding holo-ACP synthase, with the protein MVIGIGIDLCEIGRLSRALERHDGRFEERVFTEAERTYCRGRKQPGQHFAARFAAKEAVIKALGAPEGLHWHELEVLSAADGKPELRLSGAAHQIAQQLGIHRFKLSLSHSAGFAVAMVVAEGPSPMEYPLFDRRSAADELLSEESESVESLSF; encoded by the coding sequence ATGGTCATCGGCATCGGAATCGATCTGTGCGAGATCGGGCGCCTGTCCAGGGCGTTGGAAAGGCATGACGGGCGGTTCGAGGAGCGAGTCTTCACCGAGGCGGAGCGGACGTATTGCCGTGGCCGCAAGCAGCCAGGGCAGCACTTCGCGGCGCGCTTCGCGGCGAAGGAGGCCGTCATCAAGGCGCTCGGGGCCCCCGAGGGACTGCACTGGCACGAGCTGGAGGTGCTCAGTGCCGCCGACGGAAAGCCCGAGCTCCGGCTGTCCGGGGCCGCGCACCAGATCGCCCAGCAGCTCGGCATCCACCGGTTCAAGCTGAGCTTGAGCCACAGCGCCGGGTTCGCCGTGGCCATGGTCGTCGCCGAGGGTCCCAGCCCCATGGAGTACCCGCTCTTCGACAGACGCTCGGCCGCCGATGAGTTGCTGTCCGAGGAGAGCGAGTCGGTGGAGTCGCTCTCCTTCTGA